A single Plasmodium sp. gorilla clade G2 genome assembly, chromosome: 7 DNA region contains:
- a CDS encoding cation transporting ATPase, putative — MSSKYNILIYKKKKKHLRLDVLLFFFYLIFLNLILQNKKFEAQQKDYEYIENLKIKNVEEEGFVHVKKFDSSSSSYNFQDIGNEDVLEEDNNNIKSIKSINNIKSINNIKSIKSINNIKSINNGEPRNDNINVVNNKNKYNKSLKENEEIVGGSETNENKKKTFESEDLKNEKSFKPIIIGKYNLIYIFYSIEFICLLLFICLHVLLFLLSQWNIKINLLISYKSLHNKDKKKYLYNLKNLCTHVYIEPCIIKSEEGNSGSIYDRNRYNMDSNFYKPKAQLIELKKVDNDIYFFYKQKKYIFNYNTFVFESLKHFDNFNVGFYLNWKGLIDYNKGSVVNKMDIYNNKMMKNIKESIACNNIESIIKKLDTLYTSHSDTSKKVYMNEKVDEMNDNNNNNNNNNNNNNNLVHKEKNVNNIYDMKNIDDTNKNNMNIKYRGKTNKGNNNHIDISKSYNMNNMCEMDDGDNKKKIYNIQNNIHNNIKKNDNLNDSNSFYYKKSSFEIPYDIFVHNNIEKYGENIYDIPCPCFKELLYESMLSPFFIFQFFSIVLWMLDSYWYFGIFSIFILIILESQLINKRIREFNMINGMKVDPQDVYVYRNLRWNIMKSNMLLPGDIYILTNDMSMTDNNICTCETLLIDGTCITDESILTGESVPLIKACIDKSIMISDNKMIKSEKNEKNEKNEKIEKNEKNEKNEKNEKNEKIEKNEKNEKNEKNEKNEKIEKNEKNEKNEKNEKIEKNEKNDDTNHMNHMNHMNHMNHMNHINSYNSTCNLQSDGENLHHTYYQNKENEFIKNDEYHFDHCNVSNSLFCNRLDIKNKHKKHIVYAGTNILMTKNENNKFNGKKLPVNGCIGIVLRSGFSTYQGKLVRTIINTSEKVNSSSFDSIIFLIILLLFSICSSAYVVYSVLKSNEERNLYKLLLSVSHIITAVIPPEFPITLSLAVTISIVYLYNMKIYCTEPFRLPFSGKTNICAFDKTGTLTEDNMIVLGLFGLDNNYKKINEIKESIINKQKIPFFSLSVIAGCHSICSINNKLLGDPLEKNSFMKLKCVMKSLNHTYVNTNNKNDDTTIDENKNNDMFNLKNEKNKDQKKIKIKNESVENFQIVKRFFFSSELQRMTCILLHEGFQNDWYGDEYETDTCHSDDTNENIKRDVLHNNMNDISKSRCYKDYDEILKKLKRKNNNENETQSEDDMDQNDYSNYNTTEKQKKKKNKIKNILFVKKKKENKDKCVKQYLVVSKGSPELMKRFLKKIPEHYDEVLNSLSIKGYRVLCLAVNILDDNMFNENIRREDVEKDLYFCGFLTFICPIKVSTPNYILNIKNAGIKNIMITGDNALTACQVSQDVNIIPDVANKHILILKLKEISYDMLNEKVINTLSVINKMMTNNDDTCDDMSTNNTNNTVKDFSDDNKIFNKDDIKDSIEFLTCIKNKETNIFLKNHVENLIKIIEMNCDKCSNILYFMNRENKKILPFIDNIDYIKGCGALFSLCITGDIIDYFLQVYKNNLNIFNELIRGVYIFCRMSPKNKEIIIKTLNKIGYITIMCGDGTNDMAALKAAHVGVSLLSIKVSYKNKDGKNKKMLYDERKNSLNNNNMMMMNMYGDGRSRSLYDNLRASYAEARNIINNNNNNSGTNCGMGLKFRRSYEQMKLYNEKKKELEQMLQSLDDSLPLIKLGEASIASPFTYKGNDIKCIKEIISCGRCALSKVIMMYKLMIINSLITAFSVSILTLDGVKLSDAQTTVISLLYTSLIVLISKTSPLKSITNYKPPNSLFNFSVIISLLLQIIIHFSILIYGWKLACTYREINYIPDIKGEFKPNIVNTCIYYLIYCINLSIFSCNYEGLPFMIPIHKNKEIVYIFVVNFFFLLLLIMDLFPYLNYFFSLVSFPNIHFKCFFFFLMLLDIFLPYLVTNLLKSFRFYIFNKYQISI, encoded by the coding sequence atgagTAGTAAatacaatattttaatttataagaaaaaaaaaaagcaccTTAGATTGGATGTATtgctgttttttttttatcttatatttttgaatttaatattacagaataaaaaatttgaagCACAACAAAAagattatgaatatattgaaaatttgaaaataaaaaatgtggaGGAAGAAGGATTTGTACatgtaaaaaaatttgattcatcttcttcttcatacAATTTTCAGGATATAGGAAATGAGGATGTGTTagaagaagataataataatattaaaagtattaaaagtattaataatattaaaagtattaataatattaaaagtattaaaagtattaataatattaaaagtatTAATAATGGTGAACCCagaaatgataatataaatgttgtaaataataagaataaatataataaatctttAAAAGAGAATGAAGAGATTGTTGGTGGTAGTgaaacaaatgaaaataagaaGAAAACGTTTGAGAGTgaagatttaaaaaatgagaaatcaTTTAAACCTATTATAATAgggaaatataatttaatatacatattttatagtatagaatttatatgtttattgttgtttatatgtttacatgttttactttttcttttatcacaatggaatataaaaatcaatttgcttatatcatataaatctTTACATAATaaggataaaaaaaagtatttatataatttaaaaaatttatgtacACATGTTTATATCGAACCTTGTATTATTAAAAGTGAAGAAGGTAATAGTGGTAGTATATATGATAGAAATAGATATAATATGGATTCTAACTTTTATAAACCTAAGGCACAATTAATAGAATTAAAAAAGGttgataatgatatatattttttttataaacaaaagaaatatatttttaattataacacATTTGTATTTGAATCACTTAAACATTTTGATAATTTCAATGTTGGTTTTTATTTAAACTGGAAGGGATTAATAGATTATAATAAAGGGTCAGTTGTAAAtaaaatggatatatataataataaaatgatgaaaaatataaaagaaagtatagcatgtaataatatagaaagtataataaaaaaattagataCTTTATATACATCGCATAGTGACACTAGCAAGAAAGTATATATGAATGAGAAGGTAGATGAAatgaatgataataacaataataataataataataataataataataataatttagttCATAAAGAGAagaatgtaaataatatatatgatatgaaaaatatagatgataccaataagaataatatgaatataaaatatagaggtaaaacaaataaaggaaataataaccatatagatatatcaaaaagttataatatgaataatatgtgtGAAATGGATGatggtgataataaaaaaaaaatatataatatacaaaataatatacataataatattaaaaagaatgatAATTTGAATGATTCAAATTCTTTCTATTATAAAAAGAGCTCTTTCGAAATTCCTTATGATATAtttgttcataataatattgaaaaatatggtgaaaatatatatgatattccTTGTCCTTGTTtcaaagaattattatatgaatctATGTTAtctcctttttttatatttcaattttttaGCATAGTATTATGGATGCTTGATAGTTATTGGTATTTTGGCATTTtctctatatttatattaataattttagaaTCTCAgttaattaataaaagaataagagaatttaatatgataaatgGAATGAAGGTGGATCCTCAGGATGTGTATGTATATCGTAATTTAAGATGGAATATTATGAAATCCAATATGTTATTGCCaggagatatatatatattgacaAATGATATGAGTATGactgataataatatatgtacttGTGAAACGTTATTGATTGATGGAACATGTATTACAGATGAATCTATATTAACTGGGGAATCTGTTCCTTTAATAAAGGCATGTATAGATAAAAGCATAATGATAagtgataataaaatgattaagagtgaaaaaaatgaaaaaaatgaaaaaaatgaaaaaattgaaaaaaatgaaaaaaatgaaaaaaatgaaaaaaatgaaaaaaatgaaaaaattgaaaaaaatgaaaaaaatgaaaaaaatgaaaaaaatgaaaaaaatgaaaaaattgaaaaaaatgaaaaaaatgaaaaaaatgaaaaaaatgaaaaaattgaaaaaaatgaaaaaaatgacgATACAAATCATATGAATCATATGAATCATATGAATCATATGAATCATATGAATCATATTAATAGTTATAATAGTACATGTAATTTACAAAGTGATGGAGAAAACCTACATCATAcatattatcaaaataaagaaaatgaatttattaaaaatgatgaatatcATTTTGATCATTGCAATGTTTCTAATTCGTTATTTTGTAATAGacttgatataaaaaataagcaCAAAAAACATATTGTATATGCaggaacaaatatattaatgacaaaaaatgaaaataataaatttaatggTAAGAAATTACCAGTGAATGGTTGTATAGGTATTGTATTAAGAAGCGGATTTTCAACATATCAAGGTAAATTAGTACGTactataataaatacatctGAGAAAGTAAATTCATCAAGTTTTGAttctataatatttcttataatattattattattttctatatgttCAAGTGCATATGTTGTATATAGTGTATTAAAATCGAATGAAGAAAGAaacttatataaattattattatcagtaTCACATATTATAACAGCTGTTATTCCACCAGAATTCCCTATTACTCTTTCATTAGCAGTTACTATATCTATTgtctatttatataatatgaaaatatattgtacTGAGCCTTTTAGACTTCCTTTTTCTGGTAAGACTAATATATGTGCCTTTGATAAAACAGGAACTTTAACAGAAGATAATATGATAGTTTTAGGTTTATTTGGattagataataattataaaaaaataaatgaaattaaagaatccattataaataaacagAAAATTCCTTTTTTCTCTTTATCTGTAATAGCTGGTTGTCATTCTATATGttcaataaataataaattattaggTGATCctttagaaaaaaattcttttatGAAATTAAAATGTGTTATGAAAAGTTTGAACCATACATATGtgaatacaaataataagaatgatgATACTACCATTGatgagaataaaaataatgatatgttcaatttaaaaaatgaaaaaaacaaagaccaaaaaaaaataaaaataaaaaatgaatctGTAGAAAATTTCCAAATTGTTAAGagattctttttttcttcagaATTACAAAGAATGACATGTATTCTTTTGCATGAAGGATTTCAAAATGATTGGTATGGTGATGAATATGAAACGGATACTTGTCATTCGGATGAcacaaatgaaaatataaaaagggatgtattacataataatatgaatgatatatCAAAGTCCAGATGTTATAAGGATTATGAtgagatattaaaaaagttgaaaagaaaaaataataatgagaatGAAACACAAAGTGAAGATGATATGGATCAGAATGATTATTCTAATTATAACACTACAGAGAAgcaaaagaagaagaaaaataaaataaaaaatattctttttgtaaaaaaaaagaaagaaaataagGATAAATGTGTAAAACAATATTTAGTTGTAAGTAAAGGTTCTCCTGAATTAATGAAaagatttttaaaaaaaataccagAGCATTATGATGAAGTATTAAATAGTTTATCAATAAAAGGATATCGTGTTTTATGTTTGGctgtaaatatattagatgataatatgtttaatgaaaatattagaaGAGAAGATGTTGAAAaggatttatatttttgtggtTTCTTGACATTTATATGTCCTATAAAAGTTAGTACacctaattatatattaaatataaaaaatgcaggaataaaaaatataatgataacagGAGATAATGCTTTGACAGCTTGTCAGGTATCTCAAgatgttaatattattccTGATGTAGCAAATAAGCACATTTTAATTCTAAAGTTGAAGGAGATATCATATGACATGTTAAATGAGAAAGTAATAAACACATTAAGTGTGATTAATAAGATGATgacaaataatgatgatacaTGTGATGATATGAGTACAAATAATACGAATAATACTGTAAAAGATTTTtcagatgataataaaatctTTAATAAGGATGACATAAAAGATTCTATTGAATTTTTGacatgtataaaaaataaggagacaaatatttttttaaaaaatcatgTAGAGAatctaataaaaataatagaaatgAATTGCGATAAATgtagtaatatattatattttatgaatagagaaaataagaaaatattaccatttattgataatataGATTACATAAAAGGTTGTGGTGCTTTATTTTCGTTGTGCATAACAGGAGATATAattgattattttttacaagtttataagaataatttgaatatatttaatgagtTAATAAGaggtgtgtatatattttgtaggATGTCTccaaaaaataaagagataataataaaaacgttaaataaaattggatatataacaataatgtGTGGTGATGGAACTAATGACATGGCTGCTTTGAAGGCAGCACATGTAGGTGTATCATTATTGAGTATAAAGGTGAGTTATAAGAATAAAGAtggaaagaataaaaaaatgttatatgaTGAGAGAAAgaattctttaaataataataatatgatgatgatgaatatGTATGGTGATGGACGTTCAAGAagtttatatgataatttaagAGCTTCTTATGCTGAAGCAAgaaacataataaataataataataataatagtggtACTAATTGTGGGATGGGTTTAAAATTTAGACGTTCATATGAAcaaatgaaattatataatgagaaaaagaaagaattaGAACAGATGTTACAATCACTTGATGATTCTTTAccattaataaaattaggAGAAGCAAGTATAGCATCACCATTTACATATAAAggaaatgatataaaatgtataaaggAGATAATATCATGTGGTCGCTGTGCTTTATCTAAAGTAATAATGATGTATAagttgatgataataaattctTTAATTACAGCATTTTCAGTATCTATATTAACATTAGATGGTGTAAAATTAAGTGATGCTCAAACAACtgttatatcattattatatacatcttTAATTGTTTTAATATCTAAAACATCACCTTTAAAAAGTATTACAAATTACAAACCTCctaattcattatttaattttagtgttatcatatcattattattacagataattattcatttctctatattaatatatggtTGGAAATTAGCATGTACATATAGagaaattaattatataccAGATATTAAAGGAGAGTTTAAACCAAATATTGtaaatacatgtatatattatttaatttattgtaTTAATCTATCTATTTTTTCATGTAATTATGAAGGATTACCATTTATGATAccaatacataaaaataaagaaattgtctatatttttgtagtcaatttcttttttcttcttcttttaattatGGATTTATTTCCATACTTAAATTATTTCTTCTCTCTAGTGTCATTTCctaatatacattttaaatgtttctttttcttcttaatGTTGCTAGATATTTTTTTGCCTTATCTAGTAACAAATCTGTTAAAATCATTcagattttatatattcaataaatATCAAATtagtatttaa